From the Coffea eugenioides isolate CCC68of chromosome 1, Ceug_1.0, whole genome shotgun sequence genome, the window GAAATAGACTAAAAGATGGTCGGCTTCTTTGATTTTaggaatttcatatttttgtctATCCTTTAAAAGTATGTTGTGATTTTCAATCGTTTTTTATAAGTGGACTCTTTAAGAAATAATTTTGTAAGTCAGATTAGAAAACGGGTTTAGGGAGTATTCGGAAGAATATGGTTCAAAATTACTTTTTGGTAGATGTTTTAATCTTAGTCAAAGTGAATCTataaaagtaaacaagaatTTTCGATTTCCAGAACCATTGATTTGATCATTGGGAACAAATTCTATTCTATTCTATTGTATTCTATTTACACACGGAAGTGACAGCGCacaagaggaagaaagaagTATCTATTTGAGTTTCCATACCctgtttggattgttattttctgtcaaaaaattacgtcgttttccgtgatcacattttcctattttcttacatacatcaaatcgctacaataTTTTTTCCATGGAAAATGACggaaaatacaatccaaacggGGTAGTTCTTCGACCATTTTCAGACGTATTATTAtgtttttatttgcaaaaaattaTATGATTGTATCATAAACATGTTTGTagctatttttttaaaaaatattttcaatcactttttaatCTTAGGTGTATGTCATATCATAAAAAAGttacattattttttttcaaaaaattattcgaaacaatctcctatccaaacacactcaaaaTTAATTTCCATATTTCATAgtaaaaaccaaaatttttttattctttaacAAGAGAATGGTCTTGCATAAGCTTGCTTTCTTTGACTCATGCCCTCCTGTCCCACACGTggaaagaaaagtgaaaaaggGACAGTTGAAAAAGCTGAACAAAATGGGTATTTTCCTCCCCAAGTGTCTACTTTCAATTGGCTATCTTTTGATCTACTAAATTGCTTTTCAGAACAAAATTTTGGTAGGTTTTCTTGTTTGGATGATAGTGAAAGAACTTTCAAATTATTCTCAAGAGGATTTGTTAACTTCTGGGATTAGGTTTAATTGTTCAAATGTCGTTTCTCGAAAGAAGGATTTGTTAACACCACACCTTTGCCCTATATTCTCAAGAGGATTTGTTAATCTTCTGTAAATCAAATGGAgtaccattttcttcttcaaaagGTCTTCAAATTTGTcactcaattttttcttttttctctaaAATTAGAAATTAGGGTTCGATCGCCTGCGATGAGGTTAAAGGGTTAATTCTCTAATTATGCTTTCTTGCATACAGCAAATGAAGGAAGATTATGGAGGAAAACCAACTtaattggaaaagaaagaatctCAGCCTAACAAATATATGGAGAAAATGCTTTTCTTGTATAAACATGCCTAAAGTTCACTAAAAACTGCAGGTAGGAATTGCTATTACTTTGCCAAGTCTATTCTGGTATGAAGGTGTGATTATATGTTTTTATgctttaattttcttaaataaTATGAGTTGGATTAGTCTTGACCACCAAGTATTCAAGTGAAAAAATCTGTAAATTTGTCCCTTACAATTTTTGGGTTATTACCAATTACCCCTTGCTAGATTGCTAGCACACTCATGAAGTTTCCATATGTCTTTATTGAGTGAGAACCTTTTTTTCCTAACCTTGAGTCCTTGAGCACTCTgttattttttcacaaaataattttattgttttacaATAAAGGtaatactttttgaattttctgaaaatagaataaaatgttccaaaatttcaataGACGTTGacctttctttttatttttatgaaatACAGTActtatatttttcatttattttgtcaAAAAGTAAGTGTCAGAACAATTCTTTTATAATATATGCCTGCGAGTTTAACTCACACTTAATCATTCCCTTACCTCTAACGTGAAATAATAAATGGAAATAAATGAATGCTTAGTCTATtttatcaagtttttttttattgggaccaaaatataataaattaaaaggtCTTTACTAGGCTTAAATCACATAAAAGGCCCAAGACATGGATCCATTGGACTATTGAGTGCCTGTGAAAGATTTGGGTGGATTATACTTTGATTTAGTTAGACGATAATGTTGCTTACgaaataaattatatattagACTTTAAATACTGAATTTCTCATTATTAATAAACTATTCTATCATACAGTATATTAATTGGTGTATTTAGGgacaaaaaacaaaagtacttaaacaacaaagaaagaaaatgaaaaaaataaacaaacgaTGTCAAggagcattttatttttctacataaTAGAGGGACAACAATGAGCCTTTTTACTCGAAATTTCTTGTTTAGAttgcttttattaaaaaattttttatattttttgtgaataaatttttcaatcacttttttttttacttcacataATCAAACCGCcaaattatatttttcttatcCCACTTTTTTTTCCTGAAGTCTAAATGGTAATTGAGTGGTTgaaaagattttaaaaaaatttctcaacTTTTGTTGCTTGTTCAATCTTTTCTTATCTGTTTAGGCTCTTAACTTTTATAGTATTTGCAAGTTAAAAAAGATTGATAGTACAATTTGGCCATAAAGTAGAATAACAACATTttgaaatatattaaaactcAATATTGTATTTGTGGTTTTAGCAGTACATTCTATTAACATTATTCTTATCTTTTTATTTAACTCAAGCTAGCCATATTAAGAAAGCATGTTTTACAAATTAATGCATTGATTAAATAAAGAATATATCTTCACTTTTGTTCGATATTTATATTACTCTAATAATTTGGAATACTTCTTTTGTGTGATtgtgtatgtgtgtatatatgtatatatctgTACCtatctctctatatatatatgtatgtgtacatatgtatgcatgtatgtatatatgttcTTGTTCTGTGCGTAGATATTTGATTTTTGCTTTTGGTTGCATGTGTTGGACTTGTGCCAGGTGAACGACTTAGCTTCATTCATTTTATCAATAACTTACTATTAATAATCTATGAATTGACTTATGATGTGACTTTGCCATCATTTGTCACATTAAAAATAGTAACATTAACTGCAATTTTGACAAAGATTTTGGATGTAACCAATTCAAAACTTTTTCTTGATTTGGTCCAAGGTAAAATTCCAAGATTAACAGTTATTCTTTGCAACTTGAAATGGATTTactcattgatttttttttttttttttaccttgtgtGTCCCATCACAACAATATTAGAGAAGCaattagaaattataaaacTCATACCAAATAATTACTACATCTTTATAAGTAGTATACTTATATCCTTATAAACCCTAATTGAATTGCCAATGCAGGAAGCGGGAAAGGCAAAAGAATCAACCAGCAAGCTACTCAAACACCAATGGAATTGGTTTTGGTAGCAGGAGAAGAGGTAAATGGGATCGGTTTCCTTGTGTGGTGCTGTGAAATAGTGCTAAAATCTTCCTCAATCCTTCCTTATTATGGTCCTATTATTGACTTCAAGAATAAATGGATTTGCCTGTTGCACTTGGTATTGGCTATTTAACACTATATACAagcaaaatttcatgttttttttgAAGTTAATATACAAAATCCCTGCCTAATTTGGTCAAGTAACAATTCTACATTGTGTTTGTGGTAAACAAATGCTATGGTTTAGACAATTTTGAGAAATATGTTTTGAGTGAATAATGTAGGGCTGGTTTTTGGACCTTGTGGTACGATGAGTGGTTAATTGCTAGAGATTAACTTCCAAAAGAAAGGAAGTTTGACAAGAGCTAGATCAAAGATAATTTGAATTTCAGTTTTACACTGGACGAAGAAGCACTGATCTCTAAGCCAAATTACAGTGGACGAATACATTAGAGAAGAAATTGTTGTAAGAGGCAGGGAAAATGAACGGAGAAGCCTTAACAATTGGGGATTGGGGTCTCTCCAGTTGATTCTGTCCGGTTGTTTTGTTTCTTACAACTTTTATCATGAACTTTTTACAACTTCAGTGTAATCGTAAATTAGTTGTAAAGATTGACACGATTCATGTTTACACCAAAATCGTGCCATTTTATACCAAAACTTCAATTACACGAAACCGGGCAAAACTTCAATTAGAGAGACCCCGTGACACGAATCCCGTGGATGACGAAATTTGTGACAACGAACCCTGGATCGATAGCAATTGTAACAGGCTTGGAATTGGAGAAATTTTTTATTCCGGACCCCTCTAATTCCCGTGATTGGAATTTTGATACTATTTCGACCTTTAATCTTACGAATTAGCGAACTCTAGAAATTGTTAGGAGGCGCCACAATCAAGGATGATGAACTTGATTGATAAGCCGAGAACACTAAACGATTCTAGATGTTCAAGAAAGGTTCATAGAGTCACTAGAGCAACTCTCAAGAAACGATGTTCTGAAAATAGGTCATAATCTACCATTGACGGAGGAAAAACAAAGCTTTTATCGTAATGCAAAAGACACAACTAATGAATCTTGAAACTTGGCCCATAAAACCTAATCTAAGATCATGAATCCAAGCATAAGGGCTGGTCCGATTATTAACTAAAAATTCAAcccaaaataacaaatgaactaatgactaaactaatgaaacttgagctgaaaattttggTCCAAAATCTTTTCCTTCCAAACGACTTGGACAGCCCCTTTAACGAGCAAGTAGCTCCACACTTAGAGACTCTGTGTTCCCATCACCCCGGATCCTAACACCTTGTACGCCTCTGGTGCTATGAAAGGATACAAATGGCCCTCTACCAACATACTAACAAATAAATTAATGCAAGGTTATTAGAACCTggttaatttatttttcaaacacATTCGAGGTGGATGGATGGATGCACTTCAGCTCCATCTCAAGGAATATTAAGTTTTCCACAATCAAAATCAGCCATCCACAACAGAGTGGGAACAGTATATTTTGACAAGAACCTTTCCCTCAAGAAACGAATGAACTTATTgtcactctcttgaatgaaacCAACGACAAAGGCAGTAGCAATGAGACTAAAGCTTCTCCATCTCCTCTCTTTAGCATAGTTCTCCAGGCCCTTGTTGAATGCTGCCATTTTAACGTTGACATCTTCCTTTTCCTCTCCAAATTTTCTACTTGTCATCTTCGGAAAGCATTCTCCGATGCATCTGGCAAGCATGATACAGTCTTCTAATGCTGAAGAACCACCCTGTCCAAGGTCTGGGGTCATCGGATGAAGGGCATCACCAACCAAACAAATGCTGCTTTTTGCGAAGTCCCATATCAAAATATCCCATGGCAGTCTCATTTTTAGCTCAGCACAGGAGATTGATTCGAGCTCAGTTCTTTCAACAATGCCATACACTTCCTTTGGAACGTTGGCTGTCTTTCTTAATACAAATTCCTTTAGTAGAACCGGATTGTCTGACATATTTTCATGCCCTGCCGTTAAATTTCAAGACTTAAGCAAAAACGACGATAATGGTGGAGCTATCATGAACTAGATAAGAATTGCGGAACCAGCAAAGTCCTTTTAAATCTAGCACACTTGAGAAAAATTAGACTGATATTGCATTTCCACTTCGTGATTTGCTCAACACAAATGATGTTTAAATAGGTGGTGTTACAGGATTTTAGGATGCCAGAGTTGCTTACCTGTTGCAGTGGATGGTTTGAAAGTGCAAAACCAATATATGCTTTTGTCATCACAAGGAGCAAATCCAAAGCGAACCCCACCTCCAAAATATGCATAGATTTGTGGCTTAAAGCCATGGGCAGCCGGAAACTCCACATATCCCCTAATTGCTGATCGCCCAACTCTGATCGGTTTCTTAAAACCTAACCACTTCGCCACAACTGAATTGACTCCATCGCAGCCAATCAAGACCTAAAATTAGATGCACTGGTTAGATCATAATATCCAGAAATTCTTTTGATGATTCAGAAGACAGCTTTACATTTATAGAATATGCCTATCAGGTGACAAAAATCAACTATGCCACCAGCTTACAAATCTATTTTGATGAGGTACAAAGGCAGAATGCTCGCTCTATGCAAGTAACATGGCATTTACCTTAGCCCGGATCACACAGCCATCGGCCAGGTGCACCAACTTTAAATGTCCTGATTCCTCAATTGAAACAACCTTGGAAGAATACCTGATAGTCCCCTCTGGCAGCTCTTTTGCTAAGGTTTGTAGTAAGTCTTTTCTTCTGACACATCGGGCTTCATAATTTCCGCTGCAAATCGAGGCATAGAACATCCTTAGACATCTAAATTCTATCTTTTGAAAGCGAGTTCATGCAACAAATTTGATTGAATTTGAGTTGAGAAACATACATTACAGGGCTTGGATACAATAAACCAGCACAGGTGAGGCTGGAGTTAGATTTATGTTTAGCCAATGATAGCATGGGATCTATGAACACTTCCATTAATTCACCTGTTTTGCTTGCTATTACACTGTCACAACTAAAAACTAACTGGCATAATTCAGACCGAAGTGGTGCTATCTTACTCTTGTTGCATATACAAGTGGTACAAAGAAGGTGTAATGTTGTTCAAGGATAACTCACCATGTACTTTCTTCAAGTAAAACCTCTCCACTTGGCAGGCCTGTATCTACATTAGCTATTTGAAACCTGAATTACCATTAGAGAAGAAAAAGGGATGAGATTATAATTGACATACGatcttgaattttgtgattgaTTTCGAAAATTAATAATGTAAGGCAGCCACAGAAATCAAGCAATACGAGCAACGATTATCTTATCTCACCCACGGAATGCCAGAGAAAGCTGTCTAAGGTAATCTCCAACACCCAGAGCATCCAGTGATCTCCACGCATTGGTCCACAGGGTAAGAGCAAATCCTGTCGTTCTTAAACTCTCTGATGATTCCAAAACTAAGCTCTGCAATCCATACCTAAAACAAGGTGCAAAAgaaaaactcaaaggaagtccTCTGTGTAGAACCAGCCAGCCAATCTATGGCCTATGATTATAACAGAATTAATTCTTTCATGACTTGTGAAACCTTAACAAACAGTAATACATAGAGCTTTGTTACCTGTGCAGGCCTAAAGATGTGGCGAGGCCGGAAATCCCAGCACCAACTATCACAATATCCTTGTCCATCTCCATTTCAGGTTGAAGAAATGCTTaaccaagaaaaaagaaaaaccaaagagCTTAGCGATTGTGAATGATGTAGCGTGGCAAGGGTGAGGTAGGACGTAGGACGTACGAATCATGCTGCAGAATGCCGTGTTTATATATGTTTCAAAAAGCTTTGACTGGAAGGTGGAAACTGGAGCAGCCAcatgcaaacaaaatgaagtTGCATGGTGCAGTTCAGCCGCCATCCTTGGAGAGAACGCAAGGAAGCACCTGAGATTCTTCCGAAATGCTCTTTCGTTGTAACCTTCCTGATGATTCTTCAAGTGAACACTGGTACTGGAGAAAGCATTCTTTACTGATAATAATTGCTAGTATATAATTATTATTTCCGTCCATTGGATAGGCATAGGCCCACCATTTGACCATATCCTAGACCTTTTTCCAGTCAATGAGGCCTgatcaaaaataattttttttggttaaaaaatgGTTTGAGTAAGTTTGATACTTGTCATTGAAACTATAGGCCTCGTTCACCAACATAACTCTCACATTGACAACGAGATTCGAATACACGATCttttgtgaaaaagtaataTGTTCTTATCGAGTGAACAGACTTGTGTTAGTTAATCAAAAATTATTAAAGAACCCGAAGAGAATCATAAGAGTGGGGAGATTAATTTCATACACTCGCACGTATATGAGGGGAGGCAATTTACATGCATATAAAATGCGTATGTGTGGGATAAGAGAAATAATACCATAATAACAATATTCTCAAATTTTCACTTGTTAGAATAATACAATCTGGTAAATTAATCTTGATAACCGTGATAAATTACTAATAAAATAGCAATTTCTATCTATATAATAAAACTAACTTGACCCCATgctaaataaataataatatgaaattttctatttttgaattttgatttaatatgccaacAATTGTTATA encodes:
- the LOC113782524 gene encoding monooxygenase 2-like is translated as MEMDKDIVIVGAGISGLATSLGLHRYGLQSLVLESSESLRTTGFALTLWTNAWRSLDALGVGDYLRQLSLAFRGFQIANVDTGLPSGEVLLEESTCGNYEARCVRRKDLLQTLAKELPEGTIRYSSKVVSIEESGHLKLVHLADGCVIRAKVLIGCDGVNSVVAKWLGFKKPIRVGRSAIRGYVEFPAAHGFKPQIYAYFGGGVRFGFAPCDDKSIYWFCTFKPSTATGHENMSDNPVLLKEFVLRKTANVPKEVYGIVERTELESISCAELKMRLPWDILIWDFAKSSICLVGDALHPMTPDLGQGGSSALEDCIMLARCIGECFPKMTSRKFGEEKEDVNVKMAAFNKGLENYAKERRWRSFSLIATAFVVGFIQESDNKFIRFLRERFLSKYTVPTLLWMADFDCGKLNIP